A stretch of the Erinaceus europaeus chromosome 1, mEriEur2.1, whole genome shotgun sequence genome encodes the following:
- the LOC103107277 gene encoding vomeronasal type-1 receptor 4-like: MASRELAVGMIFLLQTLIGILGNVSLLSHYISLHHTDHRLKPTDLLLMHLTISNSLYIVFLGVPQTMEAFGLKEFFSNSGCELLFYFYRVSRGVSMSTTCILSVFQTVRVSPIDSCWKNLRVKAPKYVGFSISICWILYMFVNLIFPVYNLHESTKCSSKDIMRKRDLGYCSVKEFGNLSGILYAALVIFPEVVLSMLTIWASCSMVFTLLRHKQQVQHIHVAPKSSAESRATQSILLLVSTFMCFYTLSSALHACWAILHNPIRWLVNTTTLITLCFPTVSPFLLMRRGSTIATFFFGWTWNRKPTYHYRNKYVANCIYQ, encoded by the coding sequence ATGGCCTCCAGGGAGCTAGCAGTTGGAATGATCTTCTTATTACAGACTCTCATTGGAATCCTGGgaaatgtctctcttctctctcattatatCTCCCTTCACCACACTGATCACAGGTTGAAGCCCACTGATTTGCTTCTCATGCACCTGACAATATCCAACTCCTTATATATAGTCTTCCTAGGAGTTCCACAGACAATGGAAGCATTTGGATTGAAAGAATTCTTCAGTAATTCAGGATGTGaactcctattttatttttacagagtGTCTAGGGGTGTGTCCATGAGTACCACCTGTATCTTGAGTGTCTTCCAAACCGTTAGGGTCAGTCCTATAGATTCCTGCTGGAAGAATCTGAGAGTCAAAGCTCCAAAATATGTTGGcttctccatctccatctgcTGGATTCTGTACATGTTTGTAAATTTGATTTTTCCTGTTTATAACTTGCATGAGTCCACAAAATGCAGCAGCAAAGACATCATGAGGAAAAGAGATTTGGGATACTGTTCAGTTAAAGAGTTTGGAAACCTCTCAGGTATTCTATATGCAGCATTGGTAATATTCCCTGAAGTGGTACTCTCTATGCTCACCATCTGGGCCAGTTGTTCCATGGTTTTCACCCTTCTCAGACACAAGCAGCAGGTCCAGCATATCCATGTGGCCCCCAAATCCTCAGCTGAGTCCAGAGCCACCCAGAGCATTCTTCTTCTGGTGAGCACTTTCATGTGCTTTTATACTCTCTCCTCTGCCTTGCATGCTTGTTGGGCTATTCTTCATAACCCCATTAGATGGCTGGTGAACACCACAACACTAATAACTCTGTGTTTTCCCACTGTTAGCCCCTTTCTGCTCATGAGACGTGGCTCCACTATAGCCACATTTTTCTTTGGCTGGACATGGAATAGAAAACCCACATATCACTATAGAAATAAATATGTTGCAAACTgcatttatcaataa